The following proteins come from a genomic window of Paeniglutamicibacter kerguelensis:
- the corA gene encoding magnesium/cobalt transporter CorA, producing the protein MPIIDNAIYVHGKRVIHPPDLSSTFESMKETGGMGWLGLYRPNAQEMHEVSEELGLHELAVEDTLAGHQRPKLDHYGDHLFVVLRPARYLDDVEKVEFGELHVYVGADFVVTVRHAESPKIGEVRKRMEEEQGLLAMGPEAVLYAVIDQVVDEYEPVAAGLGNDIDEIEEQLFSGQSNVSRRIYELSREVIEFQRAVAPLDSVIERLRKDIKLTDLAPEDAVELDRKFIDVQDHAIRLAERVASFRALLANALSLSATLASQQATEAGVTQNEQMKKISSWAAILFAPSLIGSIYGMNFSEMPELHYSWGYPAALGLMVALSLTLYIVFKKNNWL; encoded by the coding sequence ATGCCCATCATTGACAACGCGATCTACGTGCATGGGAAACGGGTCATCCATCCACCGGATTTGAGCTCAACCTTTGAATCCATGAAGGAAACCGGCGGAATGGGCTGGCTCGGGCTTTACCGGCCGAACGCCCAGGAGATGCATGAGGTTTCCGAAGAGCTTGGCCTTCATGAACTTGCGGTCGAGGACACCCTTGCCGGCCACCAACGCCCGAAGCTTGACCACTACGGGGACCACCTCTTTGTCGTATTGCGTCCCGCACGCTACCTCGATGACGTTGAAAAAGTGGAGTTTGGGGAACTTCACGTATATGTCGGGGCCGATTTTGTCGTGACTGTTCGGCACGCCGAATCACCAAAGATCGGGGAAGTCCGCAAACGCATGGAAGAGGAACAAGGGCTCCTGGCCATGGGGCCCGAAGCCGTTCTCTATGCGGTGATCGACCAAGTCGTCGATGAATATGAACCTGTTGCAGCGGGTCTGGGCAACGACATCGACGAGATCGAGGAACAGTTGTTTTCCGGCCAGAGCAATGTTTCCCGGCGCATTTATGAACTGTCCCGGGAAGTCATTGAATTCCAGCGGGCCGTTGCCCCGCTCGATTCGGTGATCGAGCGGCTGCGCAAGGACATCAAACTTACGGATTTGGCCCCCGAAGACGCCGTGGAACTGGACAGGAAATTCATCGACGTGCAGGACCACGCCATTCGTTTGGCCGAGCGTGTGGCATCCTTCAGGGCCCTGCTGGCCAACGCGCTCTCGCTTTCCGCAACCCTCGCGTCCCAGCAGGCCACGGAAGCCGGGGTAACGCAGAACGAACAAATGAAAAAGATCTCGTCCTGGGCAGCGATCCTGTTCGCACCGAGTTTGATCGGCAGCATATACGGGATGAACTTTTCCGAAATGCCGGAATTGCATTATTCGTGGGGATATCCCGCCGCACTGGGCCTCATGGTGGCGTTGAGCCTGACCTTGTACATAGTTTTCAAGAAAAACAACTGGTTGTGA
- a CDS encoding HAD-IIA family hydrolase — translation MDGVLVHENRAIPGASEMIGHWVATGKRFLVLTNNSIYTPRDLRARLLSSGLDVPEKNIWTSAMATAEFLRRQRPGGRAFVIGEAGLTTALHDAGFILTDQEPDYVVLGETRTYSFEAITKAIRLISDGARFITTNPDATGPSPEGLLPATGAVAALITQATSRVPYVVGKPNPMMFRSALNRIDAHSETTAMIGDRMDTDIIAGMEAGLLTILVHTGITQPEDVASFPFRADLEYPSVAEIHAELIQGTNEDGSGFVEGSNED, via the coding sequence ATGGATGGGGTGCTGGTACACGAAAACCGGGCCATCCCGGGAGCCTCTGAAATGATCGGGCATTGGGTCGCGACAGGCAAGCGATTCCTGGTGCTGACCAATAATTCGATCTACACCCCGCGCGACCTGCGGGCGCGGCTGTTGTCTTCGGGGCTGGACGTTCCGGAAAAGAACATCTGGACTTCTGCCATGGCGACCGCGGAGTTCCTGCGCCGCCAGCGTCCGGGAGGCCGAGCCTTTGTGATCGGCGAGGCCGGACTGACCACCGCGTTGCATGATGCGGGCTTCATCCTGACCGACCAGGAACCCGACTATGTGGTGCTGGGTGAAACCCGCACCTACTCCTTCGAAGCGATCACCAAGGCGATTCGTCTGATCAGCGACGGAGCTCGGTTTATCACCACCAACCCGGACGCCACGGGGCCATCCCCCGAAGGGTTGCTTCCGGCCACCGGCGCCGTGGCCGCACTGATTACGCAGGCGACCTCACGCGTTCCCTATGTGGTGGGCAAGCCCAATCCGATGATGTTCCGCTCAGCGTTGAACCGCATCGATGCGCATTCGGAAACCACCGCCATGATAGGCGACCGCATGGACACCGATATCATCGCGGGTATGGAGGCCGGACTGCTGACCATCTTGGTGCACACCGGAATCACCCAGCCGGAAGATGTTGCGTCATTCCCGTTCCGCGCGGATCTGGAATACCCGTCCGTGGCCGAAATTCACGCTGAACTGATCCAGGGCACCAATGAAGACGGATCCGGCTTCGTCGAGGGATCCAACGAAGACTAG
- a CDS encoding helix-turn-helix domain-containing protein: MYPHSSLTAEQRLAAVDLFEEGFGHVAVSSRLGVSAGAVEKLGERFRIWGRAALEGKPTKQVYSFEFKLELVRRYLSGEATAMDLALKHQLNSPAQVRNWAKIYREQGEDGLRPKPKGRPRAASSPEPTELTELEKLRRENQRLQAENAYLKKVRALRNHPPR, translated from the coding sequence ATGTATCCACATAGTTCATTGACCGCCGAGCAACGGCTGGCCGCCGTCGATCTCTTCGAGGAAGGATTCGGGCATGTCGCGGTATCCTCAAGACTTGGAGTCAGCGCCGGTGCCGTTGAGAAGCTCGGGGAACGTTTCAGGATTTGGGGTAGGGCAGCGTTGGAAGGCAAACCGACCAAGCAGGTGTATTCCTTCGAGTTCAAGCTCGAGCTCGTCCGCCGGTACCTCTCCGGCGAGGCGACCGCGATGGACCTTGCCCTCAAGCACCAGCTGAATTCCCCGGCCCAGGTCCGCAACTGGGCGAAAATATACCGGGAACAGGGCGAGGACGGACTGCGCCCCAAGCCCAAGGGCCGACCGAGGGCGGCATCCAGTCCCGAGCCGACCGAACTCACAGAGCTCGAGAAGCTGCGCCGCGAGAACCAGCGCCTGCAGGCCGAGAACGCCTACCTAAAAAAAGTGCGGGCCTTGAGGAACCACCCACCGCGCTGA
- a CDS encoding IS3 family transposase, producing MIALKASHPLPLLLAAAGLPRSTFFHRQAALKTPDRHAELRTRIHGIFTEAKGRYGHRRIHATLARDGRHVARKTVLKLMREENLACTVRSRRRYSSDKGQVGKIAENKLKREFDTAAPNLKWVTDVTEFKVADRKVYLSPVMDLFDRSIVSYSVSESPTVAFTNQSLIGAIETLAAGEAPMVHSDQGFQYQHSSWQKLLSDAGMAQSMSRKGNCLDNAVMENFFGHLKEEMFHHHEHAGIEAFTTDLKDYIRWYNTERISLTLECLSPMEYRAQALAA from the coding sequence GTGATCGCCCTCAAGGCATCCCACCCCCTGCCCCTGCTCCTGGCCGCGGCAGGGCTGCCCCGTTCCACGTTCTTCCACCGCCAGGCAGCACTCAAGACCCCTGACCGGCACGCGGAACTCCGCACCCGGATCCACGGGATCTTCACCGAGGCCAAGGGCCGCTACGGGCACCGGCGCATCCACGCCACCCTGGCCCGCGACGGACGGCACGTGGCCCGCAAGACCGTGCTGAAACTGATGCGCGAGGAAAACCTGGCCTGCACGGTCCGCAGCCGCCGCCGCTACTCCTCCGACAAGGGCCAGGTCGGCAAGATCGCCGAGAACAAGCTCAAGCGCGAGTTCGACACCGCGGCGCCGAACCTGAAGTGGGTGACCGACGTGACCGAGTTCAAGGTCGCGGACCGCAAGGTCTACCTCTCGCCCGTCATGGACCTCTTTGACCGTTCGATCGTTTCCTACTCGGTTTCGGAGTCGCCGACCGTCGCCTTCACCAACCAATCACTCATCGGGGCCATCGAGACCCTGGCCGCCGGCGAGGCCCCGATGGTGCACTCGGACCAGGGATTCCAGTACCAGCACTCCAGCTGGCAGAAGCTCCTCAGCGACGCCGGGATGGCCCAGTCCATGTCGCGCAAGGGCAACTGCCTGGACAACGCGGTGATGGAGAACTTCTTCGGGCACCTGAAGGAAGAAATGTTCCACCACCACGAGCACGCCGGCATCGAGGCGTTCACCACCGACCTGAAGGACTACATCCGCTGGTACAACACCGAGCGCATCTCGTTAACGCTCGAGTGCCTGAGCCCGATGGAATATCGGGCCCAGGCACTCGCTGCGTAG
- a CDS encoding amidohydrolase family protein, with product MRITNVRPWGQSPVDIEITDGLISHVVPHVPALARIGDVDGRGRLGLPSFSDVHVHLDSTRIGLPFREHTGAPGVWGMMLNDRNNWRDAETSLPDRVVGTLERMIAHGTTRVRSYAQIDADCKLEKFEAVLAAKEKFAASADVQIMAFPQAGLLLEPGTVQYLEESLKLGATVMGGIDPCQLDRDPVRHLDIVFGLADKHQVDIDIHLHEPGHLAHFSTELIMERTRALGMEGRVTLSHAYELGNVSDAATERVMDGMSALDISWATVAPATSGKQFNLAAMTQAGIRVGLGEDGQRDYWSPYGDCDLLSRTWQLAFTHGLRQDELIEHAAAIATWGGATIMNRGLTRLGSTGDRPGLRVGDPADLVLLAGETVTSTVMDRGNDRTVIHDGLVVADQLELVL from the coding sequence GTGCGAATCACCAACGTACGGCCATGGGGCCAGTCCCCGGTGGACATCGAGATCACCGACGGCCTGATCAGCCACGTTGTTCCACACGTACCTGCGCTCGCCAGAATTGGCGACGTCGATGGCCGTGGACGCCTGGGGCTGCCCTCGTTCTCCGATGTACACGTCCACCTCGATTCCACCCGGATCGGACTGCCCTTTCGCGAACACACCGGCGCACCGGGCGTCTGGGGCATGATGCTCAATGACCGAAACAACTGGCGGGACGCCGAAACCTCGCTGCCGGACCGGGTGGTGGGGACGCTGGAGCGCATGATTGCCCATGGCACCACGCGGGTGCGCAGCTACGCCCAGATCGACGCGGACTGCAAACTTGAAAAGTTTGAGGCGGTGCTGGCAGCCAAGGAAAAATTCGCCGCAAGCGCCGACGTCCAGATCATGGCTTTCCCGCAGGCCGGGCTGCTGCTCGAACCTGGCACGGTGCAATACCTGGAAGAGTCGCTGAAGCTTGGCGCCACCGTCATGGGCGGCATCGATCCATGCCAGCTGGACCGGGACCCGGTCAGGCACCTGGACATCGTTTTTGGCCTGGCCGACAAGCACCAGGTGGATATCGACATCCACCTGCACGAGCCCGGCCACTTGGCGCATTTCAGCACCGAACTCATCATGGAACGCACCCGGGCGCTGGGGATGGAGGGGAGGGTCACGCTCTCGCACGCCTACGAACTGGGCAATGTCTCCGACGCCGCCACCGAGCGGGTCATGGACGGCATGAGCGCACTGGATATTTCGTGGGCGACGGTTGCCCCGGCGACCTCGGGGAAGCAGTTCAACCTCGCCGCCATGACCCAGGCGGGCATCCGTGTGGGTCTGGGCGAGGATGGCCAGCGCGATTACTGGAGCCCCTATGGGGATTGCGACCTCCTCTCGCGCACCTGGCAGCTGGCCTTCACCCACGGGCTGCGGCAGGACGAACTGATCGAACACGCCGCGGCCATTGCGACCTGGGGCGGTGCCACGATCATGAACCGCGGACTGACCCGACTGGGCTCCACCGGCGACCGCCCGGGATTGCGGGTGGGGGACCCCGCAGATCTGGTGCTGCTGGCGGGTGAGACCGTGACCAGCACGGTGATGGACCGCGGGAACGACCGGACCGTCATCCACGACGGCCTTGTGGTCGCGGACCAGCTGGAACTGGTGCTCTGA
- a CDS encoding ArsR/SmtB family transcription factor, with amino-acid sequence MAQSEESMPEWIDVFALCADATRMKILMAMHAALDSSVSQLAAATSLGANTVTQALATLHKAGVVEVRADGRYRRWTLTYPGVHRLPHQMSAPHSPLHPEHSQH; translated from the coding sequence ATGGCCCAGTCCGAGGAATCGATGCCCGAGTGGATCGACGTCTTTGCCCTGTGTGCCGATGCGACCCGGATGAAGATCCTGATGGCGATGCATGCGGCACTGGATTCCTCGGTGAGCCAGTTGGCTGCGGCGACCTCACTGGGCGCGAACACCGTGACCCAGGCGCTGGCAACCCTCCACAAGGCCGGCGTCGTGGAGGTACGGGCCGACGGCCGCTACCGCCGCTGGACCCTCACTTACCCGGGAGTGCACCGGTTGCCGCACCAGATGAGCGCACCGCATTCACCGCTACACCCCGAACACTCGCAGCACTAA
- a CDS encoding urease subunit beta, translating to MTTRPGEYLLRDEPVVCNEELDTRTLNLVNRDDRSMQANSHYRFAEINPQLEPDRVVAG from the coding sequence GTGACCACAAGGCCCGGAGAATACCTCCTCCGTGACGAACCCGTTGTCTGCAATGAGGAGCTTGATACCCGGACCCTGAACCTGGTGAACCGGGATGACAGGTCCATGCAGGCCAATTCCCACTACCGTTTTGCCGAAATCAATCCGCAGCTGGAGCCGGACAGAGTGGTGGCCGGTTGA
- the pyrE gene encoding orotate phosphoribosyltransferase: MTNTAARARLLELVKELAVVHGKVILSSGKEADYYIDLRRITLHHEAAPLVGSVMLEMLDEAGIEFTNAGGLTMGADPVGTALMHAAGQAGRAIDAFVVRKAQKSYGMGRQVEGPEVSGRNVVVLEDTSTTGGSALTAVEGVRKAGGNVVAVAVIVDRDTGSKERIEEEAGVPYLYIFGKEELGL; this comes from the coding sequence ATGACCAACACTGCCGCTCGCGCCCGCTTGCTTGAACTCGTTAAGGAACTCGCCGTAGTACACGGCAAGGTGATCCTCTCCTCCGGCAAGGAGGCCGACTACTACATTGACCTTCGCCGCATCACGCTGCACCACGAGGCTGCACCGCTGGTGGGCTCCGTCATGCTGGAAATGCTCGACGAGGCAGGCATCGAATTCACCAATGCCGGCGGCCTGACCATGGGTGCCGACCCGGTGGGCACCGCGCTGATGCACGCCGCGGGCCAAGCCGGCCGCGCCATCGACGCGTTCGTGGTCCGCAAGGCACAGAAGTCCTACGGCATGGGACGCCAGGTCGAGGGTCCGGAGGTGTCCGGCCGCAACGTCGTGGTCCTCGAAGACACCTCCACCACCGGCGGCTCGGCGCTGACCGCGGTCGAAGGCGTGCGCAAGGCCGGCGGCAACGTCGTTGCCGTTGCAGTCATCGTTGACCGCGACACCGGATCCAAGGAACGCATCGAAGAAGAGGCCGGCGTGCCGTACCTATACATCTTCGGCAAGGAAGAACTGGGCCTCTAG
- a CDS encoding MarR family winged helix-turn-helix transcriptional regulator — translation MNDLRPLGYWLKLVDSLISEQFANSLEEHGVTRRQWQLLNVLSRGPATGGELTAALAPFFGEAQAEDEPTSPSEHLAELVDSGWVSEQGHTFALTERGAVSLDRLKEIVDGMREESSAGISAEDYAITVRSLQQMATNLGWDPDKPPADA, via the coding sequence ATGAACGATCTTCGCCCCTTGGGTTACTGGCTCAAATTGGTTGACTCGCTCATTTCTGAGCAGTTCGCCAACTCCCTCGAAGAGCACGGCGTCACGCGCCGCCAATGGCAGCTGCTCAATGTGCTGTCCCGCGGCCCCGCCACCGGCGGGGAACTCACTGCGGCGCTTGCCCCCTTCTTCGGTGAGGCCCAGGCGGAAGATGAACCCACGAGTCCCTCAGAGCATTTGGCCGAGCTGGTGGATTCCGGCTGGGTTTCGGAACAGGGCCACACCTTTGCCCTGACCGAGCGCGGCGCGGTGTCACTGGACCGCCTGAAGGAGATCGTCGACGGGATGCGCGAGGAATCAAGCGCCGGCATCAGTGCCGAAGACTACGCAATCACCGTGCGTTCCCTGCAGCAGATGGCAACAAACCTTGGCTGGGACCCGGACAAGCCCCCGGCCGACGCCTGA